gcccaccttctcccgaatatcatcattcctaatcttatccatcttagtgtgcccgcacatctacctcaacatcctcatttctgctactttcatcttctggatatgtgcgTTCTTAACAGGtcacactcagccccatacatcatggccggtctaaccaccgctttataaaacttacctttgagtatcagtggcactttcttgtcacacaagactctagacgctaacctccacttcatccgcCCCACCCTAATACGGTGTATGACATCCTCATCAATCTCCCCTCCCCCTGGATGaacgatccaaggtacttgatgCTACCACTACTTGGGATGACAAGTGATTCAAGCTTCACTTCCACGCCCATTTCCTTCGGCTcagcgctgaacttacactccaggtattccgtcttcgtcctactcagcttgaaacccttagattcaagagcttgtctccaaacctccaacctctcgttaacaccggctcgcgactcatcaatcagaactatgtcatcaacGAATAATATACACCAGGGCACCtctccttgaatatggtgtgttaacgcgtccatcaccagggcaaataagaacgggctgaGTGCAGAACCTTAGTGTAACTCCATAACAAACGAAAAATgatcagagtcgcctcctactgtcctaacacAAGTCTTaaccccatcatacatgtccttaatcgtcATAATGTAGGCAACTGACCCACCTTTTGCCTCCAACCATCTCTAGAGAACTTCTCTAGAAACCTTatcatacgctttctctagatcaatAAACAACAAGTACAGATCCTTCTTCCTCTCTATGTACTGTTCTACCAACCTTCTAATAAGGTGTATAGTTTTCGTAGTAGaacgacccggcatgaacccgaactggttgtcggaTATAGACATCATCCTCCTCACCCTCGCTTCAACCACCCTCTTCCAAAATTTCATAATATATGACTCAGTAATTTAATACCCTTATAATTGTTACAACTCTaaatatcacctttgttcttatacaaaggaaccaccgtactccacctccactcacaCCTTGATTATCGGAACTGCTTTCTGTTTAATAAATTTTAAACCGTTGATAGCATTTCACTAGAGAATGATACCATATATAAAAAAAACCACAACTAAAGTTTATTGCACAAAGAATTCTCTTATTTTCATTAACATAATGTCACAAGTGTCAAAAGCTTCAAAAGTTTGGCCCACAGGAATAGAGACAAAACAGAGAGAAACTCATGAACTGAAAAATAAGAAGATACCCAGAAAACAAAGAGGAGTTTGCCAAGAGATTTAACCAATGTCACTATCCAATTTTAAAATATCTGGATAATGAAAAGTGAAATACGTTCACACATACGAATTTTTAATGAGCCAAAATCTAATCTAACTTTTAGGGACCTTATTGTTCGTttatatatttaattatttaatctttttttttttggttcctTGCTCTTTTAAcaaaatttagcatttttagTTGTGTTGAAACAATGGCGTTGGCAATTAGGGATACCTCAATTTTTTTAAGTACATTTTCAATACTGGTTTTATTTGTTAATCTGCATGTATCCTTGTTATAACAGCCTTTAAGAATTAGAGGTAATTCAGCTTAAGACTATTATGTGAAAAATACAAACTCAACTAATAACTTTCGATGTCactaaacatttaaataatataAACCGATCAAGCGTTCCAaacataaataagaaaaaaaaaatacatagaaAAGAAGGAAATAAGAGGGAAGGAGGGGGGAGGGGGTTCATTTAACAAGTACTTAATACTCCCTTAATTTACTTCTACTTGTCCAGTATTTTAAATATAGATTTTCACTTTTAATTGTCACTTTTAACATATcaagaaaaatatttctttttttttcttattatacCCACAATATTAGTTACtgatttcaaatcattttctcaaattcattaataatatgaatttaaattatacactccatttattattttttaagagACGTGAAAAATTCGGAGTGGACAGGTAAAAAAGTAAAAGGGAGTGAAATGGAGAAAGCTAAATTTCACATTTCAAGGTATTAACATATGTTAAATTAAAGAGAAGAATTGCACAATTCCCAGAACCCCATCATGTACAATTCTCCATACCCTCCTCATATATCTCATCTCATGATTTAACAAATCATGCATCCAAAGTGAGATTTTCCATCTCACTCCCTATTCCACTTACTACCTATTGTTATCTCACAAGGCCTaatagaaaaaagaaataaaaaaactcCACCTTCcaaaatgagagaaaattataaataaataaaaaaggaaagaaaattaatTATCTAAAAATGACCCCCCAATCCCCcaacccccccaaaaaaaaaaaaatttatgtaGAACTTGCTAGCCTCATACACTTCTAGCTAACATTTCTTGAAATCTCCTATAAGATTCAACTTTCTCCAACCTAAACCTTTCATGACAATTTGCTATGAACATATCAGCAAGCTTATCAATATCATTCCCattctttgtatttttttcattattttcctcACAAGCCTTCTCTTCAAgccattgaagatacccagagaGCTCAGATTCATCACAAGCAGTAGAAATAATAGAATTCCACGTAGAATCATAATAAACATGGCCAGTGGCACAATCCTCAAGGGCTGTTGGCACTGGCACTGGCATTACATGAGAAGAACACCAATTATAGTGAAGCCTAAATGAGCCAAGAAAAAGCTTGTTGTTCTTGTATTTCCTGTTTTTCTTCATCATGGGAAATTCAAGAAGATGGACTAATTGTACATTCTTGACAAGTTGAAACAAGATAGATTTGGCCTTGGCTAGCGCGCGAAAAACGCGGTATAAGTGGGAGAAAATGAAGGATTGTACTAGGGTTTTGAGCTTCATGGAGTTTAAGGTTGAAGATGATGGAGTTGTAGTAGAAGATGAAGTAGGGAGAGTTTTTGGATGAGAGGGGCCAGCCATTgttttttcttctctttactTTGGATGTGTGGGGTGTGAGTTAATGTGTCTTGTTCTAACGTATTTATAAAGGATCTTGATTACCAATTTGCCACTGGTAAGTAGGTAATTTATAGAAAGTGCCAACCACTTTGCAGAATTTCAAAACTCCCTTCTTTTTGTTTGGGTcttttttgagtttgtaaaaaaatattttaacaatcaGATTATAAGGTTATTAATTATAAGTAATTTTTTTTGGTAAATATTAGTTTATAAACTGTATAATATAATAATTAACTTGCTATTATAGGTTAAACTAGATTAATAGCGTAACATAATTTTTGCAATGTATATAACTTATTAAAAGAACGTAAAAGAATTTTAACAATATCAGATGACTTAAAAGATAACACCATAATAAGTAAGATTAGTAAACTTGAAAATATGACAAGTTACCTACTACACTTTGTTATAAGTAGCTTATAATACGGTGATAATGTAAAATTTTAGTTCCATTGTGTATGTAAGTTAATTCTTTTTCCTTCAAGACATTTTCTTCCTCTTGTTTGTTTTGGGGGTTTTAGACAAGAATTGTACCGTCATGTTTGGTAGAAAAAGCCTAGTCACAATGCGGAAATTCCTACAATTGAATTTCTTCCAATTGAAGTAGGAATGGGCTTTATTCATTTAAAGATttcaattggaaaaaaaaaaaggtatGAAAAATGTACTATTGTACTCGAATATTGGCACAGGTCCTTTTGACTAAAGTATCTTGAAGTAATGGCCATGAAATTGATAGCACAGGATATGTGGTTGGATAAAAAAAACTTAGTATTTGAAATATGTAATTAAAA
This sequence is a window from Nicotiana sylvestris chromosome 3, ASM39365v2, whole genome shotgun sequence. Protein-coding genes within it:
- the LOC104223896 gene encoding uncharacterized protein produces the protein MAGPSHPKTLPTSSSTTTPSSSTLNSMKLKTLVQSFIFSHLYRVFRALAKAKSILFQLVKNVQLVHLLEFPMMKKNRKYKNNKLFLGSFRLHYNWCSSHVMPVPVPTALEDCATGHVYYDSTWNSIISTACDESELSGYLQWLEEKACEENNEKNTKNGNDIDKLADMFIANCHERFRLEKVESYRRFQEMLARSV